Proteins encoded together in one Candidatus Eisenbacteria bacterium window:
- a CDS encoding metallophosphoesterase, which translates to MSRALLLASCIALGASILASGGCARTGRLSFQSQPVSPVAPDSTAPGSPQRVSGRTPARIRALFAGDSLIGLIPGTADSSRRYLGRMYQGFTADTMHIMLLGDNRPAYRTARLRPEFIKIKQMASLNPVKWLRGLVTVPVVLVKGLYPDLALIRDVPAIITKKPNYGREVDVLKALTAKVDSLEAEGKIMAAVINTGDLVKDGRYPAHWERFLELTRPLSQRVSYFPVAGNHERTDTPEGLENWRAGTGLPISGDRLYYCFDSADGWVRFIALDSNPMTDPANRWSREVEIQYSEEQIDWMVARLKEHRGPAFVFLHHPPFSVGFHRVEWELDEMLRDRRERMVRSLYEAKIGIMAAGHEHAYERVIFTWPDAALIYIVAGGAGSPLHDIPSPSQSAVLFSQYKVAGATVKPENVYSGEIFHFIHLRLWFGGGDFYTYAVEKGGTVKLVDHVQVDLERYGIPEVDQQKMPLPPKPTGPEIPAPPEEVSESKEAATAGSDSVSASQRIQAQPPPTTR; encoded by the coding sequence GTGTCGCGCGCTCTCCTGCTCGCGTCCTGCATCGCGCTGGGCGCCTCGATTCTCGCATCCGGTGGATGCGCCAGGACCGGCCGGCTCTCCTTCCAGTCACAGCCCGTCTCCCCGGTGGCGCCGGACAGCACCGCTCCGGGCTCGCCGCAGCGTGTGTCCGGCAGGACCCCGGCCCGGATCCGAGCGCTCTTCGCGGGGGACTCCCTGATCGGGCTCATCCCCGGCACCGCGGATTCGAGCCGTCGCTACCTCGGGCGCATGTACCAGGGATTCACCGCCGACACGATGCACATCATGCTCCTCGGGGACAACCGCCCGGCGTACCGCACCGCGCGCCTCCGTCCCGAGTTCATCAAGATCAAGCAGATGGCCTCGCTCAACCCCGTCAAGTGGCTGCGCGGACTCGTCACGGTCCCGGTCGTGCTCGTGAAGGGGCTCTATCCCGATCTCGCCCTGATCCGGGACGTTCCGGCCATCATCACGAAGAAGCCGAACTACGGCCGGGAGGTGGACGTCCTCAAAGCCCTGACCGCGAAGGTCGACTCTCTCGAAGCCGAGGGGAAGATCATGGCGGCCGTCATCAACACCGGGGACCTCGTCAAGGACGGGCGCTACCCCGCGCACTGGGAGCGCTTCCTCGAGCTGACGCGGCCGCTCTCACAACGCGTGTCCTACTTCCCGGTCGCCGGAAATCACGAGCGGACCGACACGCCGGAGGGACTGGAGAACTGGAGGGCGGGGACCGGCCTGCCGATCAGCGGGGACCGGCTCTACTACTGCTTCGACAGCGCGGACGGCTGGGTGCGGTTCATCGCGCTCGACTCGAATCCCATGACGGATCCCGCGAACCGGTGGTCCCGTGAGGTCGAAATCCAGTACTCGGAAGAGCAGATCGACTGGATGGTCGCGCGCCTCAAGGAGCATCGTGGCCCCGCCTTCGTGTTCCTGCATCATCCGCCTTTCTCGGTGGGATTCCACCGCGTGGAGTGGGAGCTCGACGAGATGCTGCGGGATCGTCGCGAGCGCATGGTTCGCTCTCTCTACGAGGCCAAGATCGGCATCATGGCCGCGGGCCACGAGCACGCCTACGAGCGCGTCATTTTCACCTGGCCCGACGCTGCCCTCATCTATATCGTCGCCGGCGGCGCGGGATCGCCGCTCCACGACATCCCGTCGCCGTCCCAGAGCGCCGTCCTGTTCAGTCAGTACAAGGTGGCGGGGGCGACGGTGAAGCCCGAGAACGTGTACAGCGGCGAGATCTTCCACTTCATTCATCTCAGGCTCTGGTTCGGCGGCGGTGACTTCTACACCTACGCCGTGGAGAAGGGCGGGACGGTGAAGCTGGTCGACCACGTCCAGGTGGACCTGGAGCGCTACGGCATTCCCGAGGTCGACCAGCAGAAGATGCCGCTGCCACCGAAGCCGACGGGGCCCGAGATTCCAGCGCCACCCGAGGAGGTTTCGGAAAGCAAGGAAGCCGCCACTGCCGGCTCCGATTCGGTCTCGGCCAGCCAGCGAATCCAAGCACAGCCGCCGCCGACGACCCGGTGA